GGACCCGCAGCCGGCCGTCGTCCCCCGGGTGCGGCAGGAAGCCCATGGCGGCGGCGGTGTCCAGGGCGGCCTCGGCCTCGTGACGGCCGGGGAGCCGCCGATGCCGTACGTCGAGGAGGCGGCCGGGGTGGTCGACGCTGTCGGCACCGATCCGCCCGACGCCGGCGAGGCGCAGCAACAGGGCGGTGGGCAGGGGGCTTTGGTGGAACGAGGTCAGGACGAGCGCGACGTCGAACGCCTCCGCCGCCAGCCGCCGTACCAGTCCGTCGACGTCCGCCTCCTGGACGGTGGGCGGGTCGAACCCCTCCCACGGCGCCTCCCACACCATCACGTCGTCCACGCAGGGCAGCAGCCGGGCCGCGGGTTCGCCGCGGGGGCCGCACAGGAGTGTCACCCGGGAGCAGTGCGCCGCCACCGCGCGTATCGCGGGACCGGCGAGCAGCACGTCGCCGAAGCTGTCGAGCCGCACGACCAGCGCCTTCACGACCGGCCACCTCCTCCGGTCCCGGGTGCCTGGGCGAGGAGCCGGCGGACGGCCGTGAGCAGGTCGCGGGCGGTGTCCGGGGCCCGCCGGACCTCCTCGGGCAGCGTCGCCGCGTTGGGGACGAGCACACCCCTGGCGCCCGCGGCGTGCGCGGCTCGGACGTCGGCGGCGATGTCGCCGATCACCACGCAGTCCCCGGGCGTGACGCCCAGGCGGCGGGCCGCCTCGACGACGAGTCCCGGGCGGGGTTTGCGGCAGTCGCAGCCGGCGTCGGGGAGATGCGGGCAGTACAGCCAAGTGCCGAGCCCGCCGAGCAGGGCGTCGGCCCGGTCGTTGACGCGGCGGACGTCGGCGTGCGTGAGCAGTCCGCGGCCGATGCCGGACTGGTTGCTGACCACCCCGGTCGCGACGCCCTGGGCCCGCAGCAGCTCCAGCGCCTCCCGCGCTCCGGGCATCGGCCGCACCATCTCGGGGTCCCCGTTGTACGGGACGTCCTCGACGAGGGTGCCGTCCCGGTCGAAGAGGACCGCGGCGACGGGGGCCGGGCCACGGAAGGAGGCGGCCTCTCCGGAGGATTCGTGGAGCGCGGGGCGCGGGGCGGGGCGGTTCACGGTGCGCTCCCTGAGGGTGCGGTGCGCGGGGCGGCGGTTCGCCGTGCCCTTGCGCGTGCCGCGGTGGGGCGCCGCGGGACGTCCAGCGGCTCGGCCCTCCGGTGGCGTATCAGGCCGGCCAGCCAGTGCCCGACCGCGAGCGGTGGGATGACCGCGCTCGTGGCCGCCATCGTGACGATCTCGTCCCGGGTACGTGGTCCCGGACGGATGCGGGCCAGGGCGAACTCGGCCGTGCCGAGCGCCCATACGGCACCGGCGACGGCGGCGGTGCGCCCCCGGCCGGCCGGCGCGCAGACACAGGCGGCGAGCGCGGCCGCGGTCACCACCGCGTGCCGGGGAAGCCGTCCGCGGGGCGCCTCGGCCCGGGACCACCAGTCGCGGCCGTGCAGCCGGGTCATCAGCACGTCGTCCGCGTTGCCGCGCTGCGCCCGTAGCGACACCCAGCGATCGGCGGGGCGCACCGGGTGCCGGGTCACGCGCCGGCCGCGCCGCAGCGTCCAGCCGGCCCCCAGTACGCGCAGGGCCAGGTCGGCGTCCTCCCGGAACGCGCGGGGGAAGCGCTCGTCGAAGCCGTCGACGGCCGCCAGTGCCGCGGTCCGGTAGGCCATGTCCGCCGTCGCCCAGGCCGCTTGCTCCAGCCCGGCCGTGCCCCGCTCCCAGTCGGTGGGCCGGCGGTCGTCGGGCAGCGGGACGCGCAGGCGCCCCTGGCTGCCTCCCGTGTCCGGACCGGCCGCGCCGAGGTCGTCCGCTAGGCGGCGGGACCAGTCGGGCAGGACCTG
Above is a window of Streptomyces sp. DT2A-34 DNA encoding:
- a CDS encoding glycosyltransferase family 2 protein is translated as MTDAAAYSVVIPTIGRPCLADCLRELAAATRDHPPEQVVVVDDRPEPGGALPLDAAGALRARLRTLRTAGRGPAAARNAGWRTVVTPWTVFLDDDVQVLPDWSRRLADDLGAAGPDTGGSQGRLRVPLPDDRRPTDWERGTAGLEQAAWATADMAYRTAALAAVDGFDERFPRAFREDADLALRVLGAGWTLRRGRRVTRHPVRPADRWVSLRAQRGNADDVLMTRLHGRDWWSRAEAPRGRLPRHAVVTAAALAACVCAPAGRGRTAAVAGAVWALGTAEFALARIRPGPRTRDEIVTMAATSAVIPPLAVGHWLAGLIRHRRAEPLDVPRRPTAARARARRTAAPRTAPSGSAP
- a CDS encoding HAD-IIIA family hydrolase, with product MNRPAPRPALHESSGEAASFRGPAPVAAVLFDRDGTLVEDVPYNGDPEMVRPMPGAREALELLRAQGVATGVVSNQSGIGRGLLTHADVRRVNDRADALLGGLGTWLYCPHLPDAGCDCRKPRPGLVVEAARRLGVTPGDCVVIGDIAADVRAAHAAGARGVLVPNAATLPEEVRRAPDTARDLLTAVRRLLAQAPGTGGGGRS